A single window of Sceloporus undulatus isolate JIND9_A2432 ecotype Alabama unplaced genomic scaffold, SceUnd_v1.1 scaffold_14, whole genome shotgun sequence DNA harbors:
- the LOC121917272 gene encoding transmembrane protein 200C-like, whose translation MIATGGLLRISARKQDPLRPQSQGPKRKRKAKKKRKNDVVVVKGKLKLCSISGLIALCGILVLLVGIALAVMGYWPKPHYRAGSLGNRHLPSSHGSATFSRSRNQTEGPGEYPREGSGTNSSFMNSKRNLLPSSPAPSPTSKSFLLQLFSQYLHSDKLKVLGPLIMGIGIFLFICANAVLHENRDKKTKIINLRDLYSTVIDAHSLRTKDGPPSASVAPVPINGFVNYVQPRGVELKPGGSSGETLAKTAWHPMVSAPLSPPDLASSPRCCSSSSPRQLQQRQTPSLAEAVYSIYRERAALARTAHSPPCSPPDGWDQRSTASSIVGSSLSTFTLLPLAQGEVAQGDRSGWQRPLGERGAKEIPRGEFEHSLKDLRSSYIDSEQGHATVARTGKRKLVLRRQSTSCLPDARRSLTPESSQTLDSSTDLDSSLLVKASSSTYSKSLDLGDPPTPAVARRDSQGSQCDQYRSNKGYTPLEETGTSLESVANTPAHKTQDCKGSSSGDMPSSKDTSREQTEQQPLRIQRQYTNKEKLFMISRSDTTVELEEADLENTGVSAK comes from the coding sequence ATGATAGCCACTGGAGGCCTTTTGCGGATCTCAGCCAGAAAACAGGATCCCCTGAGGCCTCAGAGCCAAGGCCCCAAACGCAAGCGCAAAGCCAAAAAGAAACGCAAAAacgatgtggtggtggtgaagggaaAGCTGAAGCTCTGCTCTATCTCAGGCCTCATTGCTCTCTGTGGTATCCTGGTGTTGCTTGTGGGAATTGCCTTGGCGGTCATGGGCTATTGGCCCAAACCACATTACCGGGCAGGGAGCCTTGGTAACAGGCATCTTCCATCCTCACATGGGAGTGCCACCTTCAGCCGTTCCAGGAACCAAACAGAAGGGCCAGGAGAATATCCCCGGGAAGGCTCAGGGACCAACTCCTCTTTCATGAACAGCAAAAGGaacctcctcccttcctctcctgcccCCTCGCCCACCTCTAAAAGCTTCCTTCTTCAGCTTTTCTCACAGTATTTGCATTCAGACAAACTTAAGGTGCTTGGACCCCTCATCATGGGCATTGGCATCTTCCTCTTCATTTGTGCCAATGCAGTGCTCCATGAGAACCGTGACAAAAAGACAAAGATTATCAATCTAAGGGATTTGTACTCCACTGTCATAGATGCACATAGCCTTCGGACAAAGGATGGACCCCCCTCTGCTTCTGTTGCCCCAGTTCCTATCAATGGCTTTGTTAACTATGTACAGCCACGAGGAGTAGAGTTGAAACCTGGTGGCAGCTCTGGGGAAACTTTAGCCAAGACTGCCTGGCACCCAATGGTAAGtgctcctctctcccctccagatTTGGCTTCATCCCCACgctgctgctcctcttcctctcctcggCAATTgcagcaaagacaaacccccagCTTGGCTGAGGCTGTATATAGTATATATCGGGAGAGGGCAGCCTTGGCTAGGACTGCTCATAGCCCACCTTGCAGCCCCCCAGATGGCTGGGACCAGCGCAGTACTGCCAGTTCCATTGTGGGTTCCTCACTCAGCACTTTCACTTTGCTGCCGTTGGCTCAAGGAGAAGTGGCACAGGGAGACCGAAGTGGCTGGCAAAGGCCCCTGGGAGAACGAGGGGCCAAGGAAATACCTCGGGGAGAGTTTGAGCACAGCCTGAAAGACCTCAGGAGCAGCTACATAGACTCAGAGCAAGGACATGCAACTGTGGCCAGGACGGGTAAGCGCAAGCTGGTTCTTCGACGCCAAAGCACAAGCTGCCTCCCTGATGCCAGGAGATCCCTCACCCCTGAATCCTCTCAGACATTGGATAGTAGCACAGACCTAGACTCCAGTCTTTTAGTTAAAGCCTCATCTTCCACCTACTCTAAATCCCTTGATTTGGGAGACCCTCCAACACCAGCTGTGGCTAGGAGAGATTCCCAGGGATCTCAGTGTGATCAGTACCGAAGCAATAAGGGCTATACCCCACTGGAGGAGACAGGCACCTCTTTGGAATCTGTTGCCAACACACCAGCCCATAAAACCCAGGACTGCAAAGGGAGCTCCAGTGGGGACATGCCTTCTTCAAAGGACACCAGCAGAGAACAAACAGAACAACAGCCTTTGAGAATTCAGAgacagtatacaaataaagagaAACTTTTCATGATCTCCAGGTCAGACACCACAGTGGAGCTGGAGGAAGCAGACCTGGAAAACACCGGTGTTtcagccaaataa